CGGCGAGAATGCTCGGTCTCTCACGTCCCCAGCTTGCCTATCGCCTGGAGCACCAGAGTGAGACCTCGATGAAAGCCGGCAAACAAAGCCGCCCCCTTTGAGTAATGCGTGGGGAAGGAGATGTTCCTTCCCCCGTAAAAGGGTGACGGTCCACCCCCCTGCAAAACCTGCTAACCTGCGGTTTCAATATCTGCTGGAATTCCTTCTTCAACGTATTCATCGACGTTTTCATGCATCCCGTTCAGCATGAAGTGCGACAGGGCGGGGATGAGGATGAGGGCGCCGAACATGTTCCAGAGGAACATGAAGGTGAGGAGGATCCCCATGTCGGCCTGGAACTTGATCGGCGACAGTGACCAGGTGATGACGCCGCCGGCCAGGGTGATCCCGACCAGACCTACGACCTTGCCCGTGAACTGGACCGCCTTCTGGTACGCCTCGCCGAGCGGCAGCCCCTCCCGCTGGTACTTGAGCTGCATGCTCAGGAGATACAGGGCGTAGTCGATGCCGATGCCGACCCCAAGCGCGATGACCGGCAGGGTGGCGACCTTGACGCCGATGCCGAGCGCGACCATCAGCGCCTCGCACAGGATAGAGGTGAGGATGAGCGGCAGGATCGCCACCAGGACGGCACGCCAGCTCCTGAAGGTGATGAAGCAGAGCACGATGACGGCGCCGTAGACGTAAAGCAGCATGGTGCGGTTGGCCGACTTGACCACGATGTTGGTGGCGGCCTCGATGCCGGAGCTGCCGGCGGCCAAAAGGAACTGCCGATCCTTGGTGGTGTGTTTTTTGACGAATTCCTCGGCCACGGTGAGGACCCGGCTCAGGGTCTCGGCCTTATGGTCGGAGAGGTAGGCGATGACCGGGGTGACCGAGATGGTGCTGTTGATCAGGTCCGGATTGTCGAAACAGGACTGCTGGCCGCTGTAGTTGAGGACCTCCTGGCTGCGGTTCAAGGTGTACCATTTCGGATTGCCGTCATAGGTGCCGGCGGTGATCATCCGGATGGCGTCGGACATGGTGACGGTGGTCTGGACGCCGGGCACCTGCTGCATGGCCAAGGCGAGGCGGTCGGCCTCGATGAGCGGCTCATATTTGATGGCACCCTCGGTGGGGGTCTTGAGGATGACGGCGAACTGGTCGCTGGAGAGGGAATAGTTGCTGGTGATGTAGTTGTTGTCCTTGTTGTAGCGTGAATTGGGCCTCAGTTCCGGCGCGCCTGGATCCAGGTCGCCGATCTTCAGGTTGAGGCTGACGACGAATCCGGCCACGGCCAGGATTGCCGAGACGACCACGGCGCGGGTGGCCCAGCGGCGTTGGGTGAAGTGGTCCAGAAGGCTCCACAGGGCGCCGACTCCTTTGCCGGTATTTTCTTCGCTCTCCTCCTGGAGGCTTCTGCGGGCAGCCTTGGGGCTGACTCCGGTGTAGGAGAGGAAGACCGGCAAGAGCAAGAGGTTGGTGATGACCAGGCCGGCCACGCCGATGCTGGCGGTCAGCGCCAGGTCCTTGATGACCGGGATGTCGATAAGCATCAGGACGGCAAAGCCGACCGCATCGGCCATGAGGGCGGTTAGGCCTGCCAGGAACAGCCGGCGGAAGGTGTAGCGAGCCGCCACCAGTTTGTGGGTGCCGCGTCCCACGTCCTGCATGATGCCGTTCATCTTCTGCACCCCGTGGGAGACGCCGATGGCAAAGACCAGGAACGGCACCAGGATGGAGTAGGGGTCCAGTTCGAAGCCCAGCGTGGCGACGATTCCCAGCTGCCAGATGACTGCCACCACCGAACAGATGATGACCAGCCCCGTGCTCCGGATGCAGCGGGTGTAGAAGAAGATGACGATGGCTGCGATCAGGGCGGCGATGCCGAAATAGGTCATCACCTGCATCAGGCCGTCGATCAGGTCACCCACCAGCTTGGCAAAGCCGACGATATGGATCTTGATCTCGCCCTTGCCCATTGCCTCGTACTTCTTCCGGATGTCGTTCTCGATCTGCTTGGAGAAGGCGTTGTAGTCGAGCCTTTTTCCCGTGCTGGGGTCCTTGTCCAAAAGCGGCACAAAGACCATTGCCGATTTGTAGTTGGTGGCCAGGAGGCTCCCCACGATGCCGGAACGGGTGATGTTCTGCTTGAGCTTCGACACCTTCTCTTCCGAGCCGTCGAAGTTGTCCGGCATGACCGGCCCCCCCTGGAATCCCTCCTCGGTGACCTCGTTCCAACGGACCGCCGGTGTCCAGATAGACTTGACCCAGGCCCGGTCCACCCCGGGGGTGAGCACCAGATCGTCGTTCACCTGCCGTAAAATATCCAGGTACTGGGGATCGAAGATGTCCCCCCTGGTGTTCTCCACCACCACCCGGATCGAATTGCCCAGGCCCGGCAGGTCCTGTTTGTTGGCCAGATAGTTCTTGATGTAGGGGTGGCTCTGGGGGAGCATCTTCTCGAAGCTCGCGTTGAAGACAATTCTCGTTGTCTGGTAGGCAAGGGCCAGGGTGACAACCACGCAGGCGATCATCACCGCCAGCCGGTTGTTGAAGATCAGCCGCTCAAGCATGTTGCCGGATTTCGGGTCGAAATCCTTCAGCTCCTTGACTACCGGCATTTCCTCTGATTTTTCCATTCCAACTGCCATGTCAGTTCTCCCTGTTTTAACTGGTTTTTAATTGCAATCTGCATGACGTGAATCGCAGGGGCAACCCCATGTGCCTGCCCAACAGGAGCGGCCACACAGGCCGTTACTACCTGATCTCTTGCACCTTCACGCCCCGCTTGCCGACCAGGGCCAGGGTGTTGCCGTCAATGGCGGCCACACCGGCGGCCGGGGTCGGCCGGTCTATCTTGAGCTGGTTGAAACTGGTGCCGTTATCGGCACTTACCAGCACATGTCCTCCCTGGCTTACCAGGACGATCTTGCCATCCTCGGTAACGGTGCCGGCCATCAGGCCGACCGGGATGCCGGTTTCAACCTTCTGCCAAGTGGAACCGCCGTCCTTGCTTTTGAAGGCATTGCCGCGCATGCCGTAGGCGATTACCGCCCCGTGCTTGCCGGTGATGCCGAAAAAGGTGCCGGTATAGGCGGTCTTCAGCGCCGTGAAACGTTTCTTTGCCTGGTCCAGCTTGAACAAAGTCCCCTGCTCGGAGCTGATGAACAGATCTTTGCCGACAGGGCGGATGGCATAGAGATGAAAGCGCTTCGGGTTGTCGATCCTGTCGTACCAGGGGGTCCAGCTCTTGCCGCCGTCCACCGTACGGAAGATCAGGTTGAAGGCGCCGACGATGAAGCCGGTGGTGTCGCTCTCGAACCACACGTCCAGAAACGGCTTGTCAGGCCCTTGATCGACGAATTTCTTTATTTCCGCCATCATTGCCGCGGTCTCCGGCCCGCCCGGCGCGCTTACCGGCGTATTTCCAGGGGCGTGGCAGGTGCCGCAGCTGTTGGTTCCCATGTAGTGGCCTATCAGGACCTGGGCCGCTGCCCGGCCGTCGAATTGCTTGACCCAGTTGGCCCCGCCGTCTTCTGAGTGCAGTACCACCCCGTCGTGCCCAACGGCCCATCCCTTCTGTGCCGACGGGAAATGCACCGCCAACAGATCGGAGCTCACTGGGACGCC
This region of Geotalea daltonii FRC-32 genomic DNA includes:
- a CDS encoding efflux RND transporter permease subunit, coding for MAVGMEKSEEMPVVKELKDFDPKSGNMLERLIFNNRLAVMIACVVVTLALAYQTTRIVFNASFEKMLPQSHPYIKNYLANKQDLPGLGNSIRVVVENTRGDIFDPQYLDILRQVNDDLVLTPGVDRAWVKSIWTPAVRWNEVTEEGFQGGPVMPDNFDGSEEKVSKLKQNITRSGIVGSLLATNYKSAMVFVPLLDKDPSTGKRLDYNAFSKQIENDIRKKYEAMGKGEIKIHIVGFAKLVGDLIDGLMQVMTYFGIAALIAAIVIFFYTRCIRSTGLVIICSVVAVIWQLGIVATLGFELDPYSILVPFLVFAIGVSHGVQKMNGIMQDVGRGTHKLVAARYTFRRLFLAGLTALMADAVGFAVLMLIDIPVIKDLALTASIGVAGLVITNLLLLPVFLSYTGVSPKAARRSLQEESEENTGKGVGALWSLLDHFTQRRWATRAVVVSAILAVAGFVVSLNLKIGDLDPGAPELRPNSRYNKDNNYITSNYSLSSDQFAVILKTPTEGAIKYEPLIEADRLALAMQQVPGVQTTVTMSDAIRMITAGTYDGNPKWYTLNRSQEVLNYSGQQSCFDNPDLINSTISVTPVIAYLSDHKAETLSRVLTVAEEFVKKHTTKDRQFLLAAGSSGIEAATNIVVKSANRTMLLYVYGAVIVLCFITFRSWRAVLVAILPLILTSILCEALMVALGIGVKVATLPVIALGVGIGIDYALYLLSMQLKYQREGLPLGEAYQKAVQFTGKVVGLVGITLAGGVITWSLSPIKFQADMGILLTFMFLWNMFGALILIPALSHFMLNGMHENVDEYVEEGIPADIETAG
- a CDS encoding YCF48-related protein, whose protein sequence is MKSRILTILPAAAVVMLSFVTFAAASFHDVLDTPALKSRHVGKTLLISVATAGKRVVGVGQHGHIVYSDDQGKSWTQAGVPVSSDLLAVHFPSAQKGWAVGHDGVVLHSEDGGANWVKQFDGRAAAQVLIGHYMGTNSCGTCHAPGNTPVSAPGGPETAAMMAEIKKFVDQGPDKPFLDVWFESDTTGFIVGAFNLIFRTVDGGKSWTPWYDRIDNPKRFHLYAIRPVGKDLFISSEQGTLFKLDQAKKRFTALKTAYTGTFFGITGKHGAVIAYGMRGNAFKSKDGGSTWQKVETGIPVGLMAGTVTEDGKIVLVSQGGHVLVSADNGTSFNQLKIDRPTPAAGVAAIDGNTLALVGKRGVKVQEIR